The sequence tggaggctttaatgtaatgtagaggctagttATAGCCTCTACTAGAGGCTAGTTATAGTTATGtttaggctgtgatgtaatgtagaggacggtaatatggagtctgcaatataatgtggaggctgtgatgtaatgtggaggctgtaatataatttggagtctgtaatgtaatgcagaggctggtaatattaagggtgtgatgtaatgtggaggctggtagtatggaggcggtaatataatgtaatgtggaggatggtagtatggaggctgtcatataatgtggaggctgtgatgtaatgtttaggccgtgatgtaatgtagaggccggtaatatggagtctgtaatataatgtgtaggccggtaatttaacatggagactgtaatgtagaggccattaatacggaggctgtaatataacatggaggctggtaatatttaggctgtaaaATAATGTGAAGGGTATAatctaatgtagaggctgtaatatgttgttgaggttgataatataatatggaggctggtaatatggaggctgtaatataatttgagggctgtaatgtaatgcagaagctggaaatatgaaggctgtaatataatgtagaggttgtgatgtaatgtggaggctgttagtatggaggctgtaatgtaatgtttaggatgtgatgtaatgtagaggacggtaatatggagtctgtaatataatgtggaggctggtaatgtaacacggagactgtaatgtagaggatggtaatacggaggctgtaatataatgtggaggctataatgtaacatggaggctgtaatgtaatgtggaggctggtaatttttatgctgtaatataatgtggaggctataatgtaatgtagaggctgtaatatgttgttgaggttgataatataatatggaggctgtgatgtaatgtggaggccattaatatggaggctgtaatataatgtagatgctgtaaatatggagactgtaatataatgttgaggatgataatatagaggctgtgatgtaatgtggagactataatgtaatgtggaggatttaaatgtggaggctgtaatataatgttgaggttgataatataatatggaggctgtaatatattgtggaagctgtaatataatatagaggctgtaatgtaatatggaggctggaatatcatgtggaggctggaatataatgtggaacctgtaatattatatgtaggctgtaatgtaatgtggaggctgtgatattatgtggagcctggtaatgtaatgtggaggctgtaatgtaatgtagaggctggtagtatggaggctgtaatgttatgtagaggctggtaatatggaggctgtattagaaacatagatgtaatatggaggctgtaatataaggtggaggctataatgcagaggctgtaatagaatgtggaggctggtagtatggaggctgtaatataatgttgaggttgataatataatatagagactttattttaatgtgaaggatatgatgtaatttacaggctggtaatatggaggctggaaaatgaaaaccaccagcacttctgagctcagccaatcagagctggagggcggggcctggagttcaggaacagccccgcccccagttctctttcaggtccgcccatgctccatataaaggagggctctgggctgagcagtcactgcTCTCTGCTCCTCACACCTAGAAGATGTCTGGTCGCGGTAAAGGAGGGAAAGGGCTCGGGAAAGGCGGTGCCAAGCGGCACAGGAAGGTGCTCCGTGATAACATCCAGGGCATCACCAAGCCTGCCATCCGCCGCCTAGCTCGCAGGGGAGGCGTCAAGCGCATCTCCGGCCTCATCTATGAGGAGACTCGCGGGGTGCTGAAAGTCTTCCTGGAGAACGTCATCCGGGACGCCGTCACCTACACCGAGCACGCCAAGAGGAAGACCGTCACCGCCATGGACGTGGTCTACGCGCTCAAGCGCCAGGGCCGCACTCTCTACGGCTTTGGGGGTTAATGCTGCCGCCTCCGTCCTCACAgcacaaaggctcttctcagagccgcccACATCTTCCCGGGGAGGAGCTACGATTCCTTCTGCGCTCCGCCACTGAGGGGTTAACACCGCCCGCACATCAGGGGACGGAGATCAGCGGCGCCCTGGTGCTCAGTACAGCCGGAGGTCTacattacagaaaccccccaataATCTGTGTAAATCCTGAGCCCCGGGTGTTCTCCACCGCAGGAGGGGCAGGGCTCGCATCCAATcattcagctgagccggggggcggggctaacatctctcttcagtctatcagggcctcgctgctcggctgataaccgcccctcactgcgccccgccccctgctggtagtgatgtcgccgctgagtgtactgtgcgtgcaggggggtcgtgcgctctatccctggacaccagcgcagcgatggagccgctcttctccgcacagtgaatacgggactgttctcacgaggctgaagttggtttcttattcgtcCAGTTTCTTATTCACTGAAGCTGGTTTCTTATTCGTCCAGTTTCTTATTCACTGAAGCTGGTTTCTTATTCggcagtttcttatacattactatgacaaataaactttttttttctcttattcctctgcagtaaatctgtttttttctacataaatgttaaatattatttgtgaacaatcagattaataaaaaaaatctagattatttgtgtttttactaaaaaaaaacgatagtgaaaaatggatgaaaaaaatatgcattttgaataagtaactgaggaatttaaggggttaaacgccgttgggccactgatctaagggtggaaatataaagagtaagggcccctccataatacccaactgtacccagcctggcccaaactgtggattggcaagaaaacaggtgccaaccttgccaactatatacattttcagcattttgaataagtaactggtaattttaaggggttaaacgctgttgggccactgatctaagggtggaaatacaaagagtaaggacccctccataatacccaactgtatccagcctggcccaaactgtggattggcaagaaaacaggtgccaaccttgccaactatatacattttcagcattttgaataagtaactgaggaatataaggggttaaacgctgttgggccactaatctaagggtataAATATATAGAGTAAGGAAacctccataacacccaactgtactatcctggcccaacagcgtttaaccccttatattcctcagttacttattcaaaatgctgaaaatgtatatagttggcaaggttggcacctgttttcttgccaatccacagtttgggccaggctggatacagttgggtattatggaggggtccttactctttatatttacacccttagatcagtggcccaacagcgtttaaccccttaaattcctcaggtacttattcaaaatgcatattttttcatccatttttcactatcgtttttttttagtaaaaacacaaataatctagattttttttattaatctgattgttcacaaataatatttaacatttatgtagaaaaaaacagatttactgcagaggaataagagaaaaaaaagtttatttgtcatagtaatgtataagaaactggacgaataagaaaccaacttcagcctcgtACTGTTCTCCCCTTCTCCGGTAGGACGGTCGTGGGGGGCGGGAGAAGGCGGCCACTGACGGGTTAATACTGAGCAGGCtatgggggcggggctatagaacTAGAACcatggcttttgaaattcccgctcaattaccGTCCGGTAAGAATTCAGCGGCCGTGGAGAAGCTCTGCTGAATGAATGTAaatgagccccgcccctcctgctgctccgccccccgctCCTGCTGTTCCGCCCCctctcttctcagagcccccaccttctctaggacggagctgccgcattgtgtgaatacatggaagcctcattattccctcattatagaccactgatcgggaggatgaggggagtagtgatcgtatactcgggaggatgaggggagtagtgatcggccagAGAGAAGGATGGGGGAGTAGGGATTGGacagtgaggaggatggggggagtagtgatcgtatactcgggagaatgaggggagtagtgatcggcaaAAGAGAAggatgggggagtagtgatcagacagtgaggagaatgaggggagtagtgatcagacagtgaggaggatgggggagtagtgatcagacagtgaggaggatgggggagtagtgatcacagtgaggaggatgggggtgtagtgatcagacagtgaggaggatgggggagtagtgatcagacagtgaggaggatgggggagtagtgatcagacagtgaggaggatgggggagtagtgatcagacagtgaggaggatgaggggagtagtgatcagacagtgaggaggatgggggagtagtgatcagacagtgaggaggatgggggagtagtgatcagtgaggaggatgggggagtagtgatcagacagtgaggaggatgggggggggaggagaagtagtgatcagatactgaggagGCTGGGGGGAGGAATGATCGGCCAGAGAGCAGTTGGGCAATGAGGAGAATGAGTGAAGTAGTTATATGGTACTGAGgatgatggggggagtagtggtcAGCCAGTGAGGAGAATGAGGGCAGTAGTGATCTGCtgatggatggatgtgagccccgccgtgCGCTCTATCCCCGGACACCAGCGCAGAGAAGGGGGCGGAGCTATAGGACAAGTGCtttgcagtgattggctgatctctggcttttgaaattcccgctcaattacagtCCGGTCAGAATCcagcggccgtggaggagcagtccatTACACACAGGAGACGAACCCTCCACAGCAGCAATGTCTGCCCGTACTCGCAGCAGGTCAGGAGCGGTAAGTGCCCCTGTGTGACGCCCCCTCCAGAGCGGAGATCAGCGGCATCGCCAGCTCAGTCGTACAGACCATGTGGGGGGCTCTTAGAAGAGCCTTTGGTTCCGGGGGGCACAGCAGCAGAGCCGGGCTCACTTGCTCTTGGCCGACTTGGTGCTCTCGGTCTTCTTGGGCAGCAACACGGCCTGGATGTTGGGCAGGACGCCTCCCTGGGCGATGGTGACGCCGCCCAGCAGCTTGTTGAGCTCCTCGTCGTTGCGCACGGCCAGCTGCAGGTGGCGGGGGATGATGCGGGTCTTCTTGTTGTCGCGGGCGGCATTGCCGGCCAGCTCCAGGATCTCGGCGGTGAGATACTCGAGCACAGCGGCCAAGTAGACGGGAGCGCCGGCGCCCACCCTCTGGGCGTAGTTGCCCTTGCGGAGGAGCCTGTGCACTCGGCCGACCGGGAACTGGAGCCCTGCCCGGGAGGAGCGGGTCTTGGCCTTAGCCCGGACTTTGCCTCCTTGTTTGCCGCGTCCAGACATCGTTCTTTACAGCAGAGCAAAAAAACAGCAAGGAAGACTCTGATGTGTGTGATCCGGAGGAGCCGCCTCCTGCCGCCTTTATAGGCTTCTGCTCCGCCCCCAGCGCCGCTCATTAGGTGGATTAGAAGCCCAAGACTCGTGGAGAAGCCAATGAGCGGCGCTGGGCGTGGCTTATGACGCGGGTtcaggtcacatgaccggctcctCCTGTAGATCAGCAGCTCATTTGCAGTTGGGGACTataggcgggaaattcaaatgagCGACGAGATCCTGAGCTCTCCCAGCCAATAGGAGCAGAGCTCTGGACCCCCTCAGCCGTTATGTGCCCGTAGGAGCGGAGCCTCGTCCTCCCGCCCTGCACTGAGCAGCCGCACAGCTCGCTGATCCGCAGCCATTCATAGCGGGAGCAGAGCTCAGCTGAAGTGTATAAGGGGAGCAGTGAtctgccagagaggaggatgaggggagtagtgatctgccagagaggaggatgaggggagtagtgatcgggcactaAGTATGAGGGAAGTAGTTATATGCTATTGAggatgatgaggggagtagtgattgggcaATAAGGAGAATGAGGGAAGTAGTTATATGGTATTGAGGATGATTAGGGGAGTAGTGGTCAGCCAGTGAGGAGAATGAGGGAAGTAGTGATCTGCTATTAATGAGGGGAGTGGTGATTGGGCACTGGGGAGGATAAGGGGAGTAGTGGTAATATAAtgtgtaggctgtaatataatattgaggctataatgtaatgtgcaaGCTGTAAATATGAAGGCTGTGATATAATGTTGAGGGTGATAATATAGAGGCTTTAATATAATGCAGAGGATataatgtaatttacaggctggtaatgtggaggctgaaaatatggaggctgtaacataatgtttaagctgtgatgtaatgtagaggctggtaatacggaggctgtaatataatgtgcagGCCGGTAatgtaatatagaggctgtaatgtaatgcagaggctggtaatatgaaggctgtaatataatgtggaggctggtagtatggaggctgtcatataatgtggaggctgtgatgtaatcttGATGCtaaaaatatggaggctgtaacataatgtttaggctgtgatgtaatgtagaggacggtaatatggagtctgtaatataatgtggaggctgtaatgtaatgcagaggctggtaatatgaaggctgcaatataatgtagaggctgtaatgtagAGTCTGTAATatgtagaggctgtgatgtaatgtggaggctgaaaatatggaggttgtaacataatgtttatgctgtgatgtaatgtagatgacggtaatatggagtcttcaatataatatggaggctataatgtaatgtagaggctgaaaatatgaaggctgtaatataatgttgattgataatacaaaatggaggctgtaatgtaatacggaggctgtcaattaatatggaggctgtaacataatgATTAAACTGTGATGTAATGTATAGGCcgctaatatggaggctgtaatataatgtggaggccgtaaATGtaatatggagactgtaatgtagaggccggtactacggaggctgtaatataatgtggatgcCGGAAATGtaatatggagactgtaatgtagaggccggtaatacagaggctgtaatataatgtccaGGCCAATAatgtaatatagaggctgtaatataattttgagcctgtaatgtaatgtaatgcagaggctggtaatatgaaggctgttatataatgtggaggctggtagtatggaggctgtaatgtagaggctagtaatatggaggctgtaatataatgtggaagctgtaatattatatgtaggctgtaatataatgtggaggctggtaatgtggagg is a genomic window of Bufo bufo chromosome 1, aBufBuf1.1, whole genome shotgun sequence containing:
- the LOC120990690 gene encoding histone H2A type 1-like, translated to MSGRGKQGGKVRAKAKTRSSRAGLQFPVGRVHRLLRKGNYAQRVGAGAPVYLAAVLEYLTAEILELAGNAARDNKKTRIIPRHLQLAVRNDEELNKLLGGVTIAQGGVLPNIQAVLLPKKTESTKSAKSK